From the genome of Streptomyces ficellus:
GGCCAGCAGGGTGCGGCCGGGGCGGGCGAACGGCTGGCCCAGACCCAGACTGACCGGGCGCGACAGCCGGGTGGCGCCGAGCATCCGCTGGACGCGCAGCCCGCGCCCGGTCCGCGGCGCGCCACCCGCGCTGATCGCCTGCGAGGCGGGCAGCCGGTGGGCTCGCAGGGCGGGGACCAGCGCGGCCAGCAGGACGAGTGCGGGCATGCCCACGAGGCAGGCCACGGACAGCCACGGACTGATGTCCCCGACCGAGGCCCGGCCCACGTCGATGCCGGCAAACGCGACCTTCAGGATCGGCCCGGCCAGTGCGTTGCCGGCCAGCGTGCCCAGCACACAGCCCACCACGGCCGGTACGGAGAGCATCATCAGGTAGACGGCGACAACCTGGTTGGGGGTGTAGCCCAGGGCCTTGAGCACCCCGATGTGCCGGTGCCCGGAGACGACCGCCCCGCTGACCACGTTGCCGACGATCAGGATGGAGACGAGCAGGCCGAGGATGCCGAAGAGCGTCATGAACGGGAGGTAGGAGTCGGCCAGCGCGGAGAAGGCCTGCTTGAGCGTGAGGTACGTCTGTGCGCCGGTCAGCGCTTCCTTGGGCAGTTCCGTGGTGGCCCGTGCCAGCGCGGCGCTCAGCTGGGCCTCCGTCGAAGAGTCCGTGAAGCGGTAGAGCATTTGGGCGGACGTCGGGTGCAGTGCGGCCATCTGCTCGGGCGAGACCCAGGCGCTTGCCGACTTGCTCATGCTTGCGGCGAATCCGACGACGGTCAGCGTCACTCCGCCGGGCGTCTTCAGCTTGGTGCCGAGGAGCGCGGTGCCGGGAGAGCCCTGGGCGGACCAGTTGACGACGATCTCGGCGGGCGCGGTGGCCCAGTGGCCCTCAAGCAGCTCGATCCGGTCGACGGGGCCCGCCGGGTCGGCCCGGCCCACCACGGTGAGGGTGCCGCCCGCCATCCAGAGCCAGTCCTTGGGGATGTCGACGACCGCCTGCCCGAACGGTCCGGCCGCGGCCTCCACCCCGGGCTGCCTGGCGGTCCGTGCCAGCTGCTCCTGCGACACCTTCGTGGTGTCGAAAGCCGCCACCGTGTGGGCGCCGCGCTGTTCGGCGTAGGCCTTGTCGAAGGGGCTCGAGGCGGCGCTCAGCAGCGCCAGGGCGAGCAGGACGGTCGTGGTGGAGCAGAGCACGACAAGTCCGATCACGAAGGTCTGGAGCCGACGGCGCTTGACGGCCGCGCGCGAGGCGGTCCATACGGCACTCACGCGGTGGCCTCCAGTGTGCTTTCGCGGGCGACCCGGCCGTCGGCGACTTCGATCAGCCGGCTGGCGCAGCGGGTGGCCAGCTGCGGGTCGTGGGTGACGATCAGCAGGGTTTGGCCGATCTGGTTGAGGTCGATCAGCAGGTCCATGACCTGCTCGCCCGATCGGCTGTCAAGGGCGCCGGTCGGCTCGTCGGCCAGGAGCAGGGCCGGACGGTTCATCAAGGACCGTGCGACGGCGACGCGTTGGCGCTCGCCGCCGCTGAGCGTGGCCGGATAGTTGTTCCGGCGCTCGGCGACACCGAGTTCGTCCAGGAGCTCCAGGGCTCGGCGGCGTGCCTGCCGGGCCGGGGTGCCGGTCAGCTGCGCTGCCAGCGCGACGTTGTCCAGGACGGGCAGGTCGTCGATGAGGTTGAAGAACTGGAAGATCATGCCGATGTTGCGCCGCCGGAACAGTGCCAGGCCGGTCTCGTTCAGCTTCCCCACGTCGTGGCCCTGCACTTCGACTGTGCCCGAAGTCGGCCGGTCCAGTCCGGCCACCATGTTGAGCAAGGTGGACTTGCCGCAGCCGGAGGGGCCCATCACGGCGACCGCGTCGCCCGCCCGGATCTCCAGCGAGAGTCCGTCCAGGGCCTTCGCGTCGCCGTACTCCTTGTGCACGCCGTCCAGCCGCACCACTATGGGCCGCGCACTGCCGTGATCAGTTGTCATGGCTCGAACCTAGGTCCAGGCCGATGACGGGGCGTCACCCCCTCGATGTATCCGCCCGGACAGGTCATCCTCGGGATGTACGGAAGTTGCATCCGGGTGCCGATGCGGGCCGCGTGGTGCACCTGCGAAGATGATCCGGTGGGGGGATTCGGGATGATCTGGCTGGCCACCGCCCTGGCGGTGGCAGTTGGTGCCGCCGGGTTGCTGGGCGCGGTCGCGGTGCGGGCGCGGCGGCTGCACCGCGCGGCCATTGGGGAGCGCGGCTGGCTCCTCGAACGGGAGCGCGAGAGCGCGACGCGGACCGCGGTCGACGCCGAGCGGGCCAGGATCGCGGCCGAGCTCCACGACATCGTCAGCCACAACGTGAGCCTGATGGTGGTTCAGGCAGGCGCCGCTCGTGAGGTGCTGGCCACGATGCCCGAGGAGGCCGCGGCGGCGATGAGCGCCGTCGAGACTGCCGGGCGCAACACGATGACTGAGCTGCGGCACCTGCTCGGCCTGCTCGCACCCGCGCAGAACGGCGAGGACGAGCCCTACGACGTCGACCTGTCGCCGCAGCCGAGCCTGAGCCGCCTCGGCCCGCTGGTCGACCGGATCGCCTTCGCCGGCCTGCCCGTCGAGATGCGCATCTCGGGTGAGCCGCGCCCGCTGCCGACCGGGATCGACGTCACCGCCTACCGCATCATCCAGGAGGGCCTGATCAACGCGCTCAAACACGGCGACGGGGGGAAGGCCGAGGTGACGGTGCGGTACGCGGGCCAGTACCTGCGCGTCGAGGTTCTGAACAGCGGACCGAGCGTCCTGTCGGGCGGCGCGCCCACGCCCAAGGAGCCGGGACAGGGCCGGGCGGCCGGAACGGGACGCGGGCTGCTCGGCCTGCGGGAGCGGGTCGCGGTCTACGGCGGCGATCTGGACGCCCGCCGCCGCCTTGGCGGCGGCTACCGTGTCCGCGCCCGGATCCCGCTGGACCGCCCGTGACCACGCACACCGAGCCCGGCCCACGGGTCGTGATCGCCGACGACCAGGAGCTGGTCCGTACCGGCTTCCGCCTGATCCTGACCGCCCGGGGCATCGACGTGGTGGGCGAAGCCGGTGACGGGGCCGAGGCCGTGACCGCCGTGCGGCGGCTGCGGCCCGACGTCGTACTCATGGACATCCGGATGCCCGGAATGGACGGCCTGGAAGCTGCCCGCCGCATCCTCGCGCAGGCCCCGACCTGCCGAGTGATCATGCTGACCACCTTCGACCTCGACCACTACGTCTACGCCGCCCTCGCCGCCGGAGCCAGCGGATTCCTGCTCAAGGACGTCACCCCCGCGCATCTGGCCGCCGCCGTACGCCTGGTCGACACCGGTGACGCCCTGCTCGCACCCTCGATCACCCGCCGCCTGGTGGAGCGCTTCGCCCCCAGCGCCCCCAGAACCGGATCGGGCCTCGCGACCCCGGCCGTCCACCGAGACCTGGCCGCACTGACACCGCGCGAGCGCGAAGTGCTGACGCTCATGGGCCGGGGGCTATCCAATAGCGAACTGGCGCAGGAACTGACGCTCAGTGAGGCGACAGTGAAGACCCACGTGGCCCGGATCTTCGCCAAACTGACCCTGCGCGACCGGGCCCAGGCCGTCGTCCTCGCCTACGAGACGGGACTCGTCTCACCGGGCGGATCCGCTGCCGAGCGCCCGTGACAGCGACGTCACGCATGAATCATCCAGAGGGCGCAGTGTGACGCGACCGCGCCCAGCGAGGCGGCGGCGTCGCATCCGGCGCAGGCCACGGCGCCGGGGCGGCACAGCGCGTGCCAGGTCGCCGAACTGATCAAGGCCGAGCAGGCCGGCGAGACCATCGCCGAGTCCGCCCCAGGACCACCGGCGCGGTAGACCTGCTTCCCTGGGACGTCACCTCAACGGGTGAGGTGACGTCGGATGAACGGTGCCGCTCCCAGGACGAGTGCGGCGAAGACGGACAGTCGTTGCAGGCCTGGCTGAGCGCCGAGGGTGCTTTCCTGGAGGCCGTAGACCGCGTACCAGTTGGCGGCGAGGTCGGTCGCCATGATGGCCGAGGCGAGGTCGATCCCTCGGCGTTTACCCCTTATCAAGAGCACGGCGGCGAGCGTGTCGAACAGCGCCAGCGACGACCAGTAGAGGTTGAGCCACCCTGGTGCCCAGTCGTACGGGTGCAGACCGTGGCCGAGGAGGTCGGTCACGTGTGAGGAAGCACCGACGAAGAGCAATACGGTTGCGATGACGCAGGCCGAAATGACCGCACAGCGCGGGGTGTAATGCATCCATCCGGTCATGCTGTGGATCGTCCCACCTGCGGTTGTCACTCGTCAGGCTGTCGGTCTGCGGTAGCGGACGGGGGCTGGGGGCGGCTGCGATCCCGGCCGAGGCCTGGAAGTGCTCGGCCTTGCGCTCGTAGCGGCGGTGCAGGGGGCGGCAGCCGCCCGGCCAGGACATCGTGCAGCGATGCCGGCCCAGCCTCGTGGAGGATTCGACGCCGCTTCGGACGATGCGGGAAGGTCACATGATCCGCCGGACAGAACCTAGGCCAGGGCGATGCGGGCGGTGATGCGCTTGCCGACCGGTTCCTGCCGGATGTGCAGGTCCTCGGCGATGGCCTTCACGATCTCCAGTCCGTGCTGACCGATCCTGCCGGGATCGGCGGCCCGGGCCTCCGGAGCGGTGGGGTCGCTGTCCCAGACGATGACGTCCACGGTTGCGTCCGTGATGCGCAGCTGCATCAGGATCGGGCCCGGGGCGTATTTGCGGGCGTTGGTCACCAGCTCGCTGACCACCAGCTGCGTCAGGTCTCTCGCGCGCGCGGAGACGGCCGCGACACGTGCGGTGTCGGCCTTGTCGAGAAACGCGGTGGCATGATGGCGCGCTTCGGCGATGCAGCCGTCGTCGCCGCCCAGCGAGTACTCGACCTGCATCAGGTTGTCGTTCGGCACAGCACAGTCGTCACCTTCAGCCTCGTTCACCACAGCATTGCCCTCTACCCCCGTTCCCACGCGCGCGCCTACCCGGCGCCGCGTCACGTATGCAATGTGTGCCCTGCGGCACAGCGAACCGGATGAATATGACAGGAGCGGTAGGGCAGAATCGACCGGACAACCCTGCCCAAGGCGAGCGTAACCAGAGTTGAGGAGACGGTGACCGACACTCACGGAGCACAGCGGCCAGGCCGGCTCTCCATCGACCGCTCATCCGTCAACGGCGTTCGTGTCGTCGCCCTCCGGGGCGAGATCGACCACGACGTCAAGGACGTGCTCAGCACGGCCCTGCTGCCCCGGGACGGTCAGGACGGCGCGCGGCTGGTGGTGGATCTCAGCGGTGTCACCTTCATGGACTCCAGCGGGATCAACGTCTTCATCGCCGCCCACCGGGCCCAGGCCGGCCCGCCGGGCCGGCTCCGGTTCGCCGGGGTGCGGGAACCCGTCCTGAGGATCATCGAGATCGTCGGCCTGGACAGCCTCATTCCCTGTCACCCGACGGTCGAGGAAGCGGTACTCGCCTGAGTCCGTCCGGCGCCCCGGGCTCGCCCGGGCTGTCACTTAGGATCATGCCTCCTCGCGTGCCCGGACGGCAGCGCGGAAAAACGCGCGGTCGAGACGGCGTCCTTCCGCCCGGCCCGACCGCGCGCCCCCCGCGTCACGTCAACCGCCGGCGGTCCGGGCCTGTGACGTGTGGTGCACGCGGCCGGAACCCGCGCCGCGTGCACCACACGCACTCCCCGCCTCCCCCGGCGTACGCGTCCTCAGCCGGTGACGTCGATCCTGCCGTCGTCGGACGTCCTGCCGGCGGGCGTGGAGCCGCTGTCCCCGCCCTTGCCCGTGACGCCCTGCAGCATCTTCGCCAGGTCGACTCCGGTGGCGGCGTTGAGCAGTTCGATGCCCTGAGTGACGTTGTTGGCGACGGTTCGCGGCAGCTGACCGGCGCCGTCGGTGGAGATGACGGTCAGCTTGTCGATCGCGCCGAGCGGCTCCGCGGCCTTGCCGACGACCTGGGGCAGGATCTCGACCAGCATCTGGAGCACCGCGGCTTCCCCGTACTGGGCGAAGGCGTCCGCCTTCTTGCGCATGGCCTCGGCCTCGGCGCCACCCTTCGCGGCGATGGCGGCGGCCTCCGCCTCGCCCTCGATGCGTACGGCGTCCGCGAGCGCCGCACGGTGGGCCTTCTCGCCCTCACCGGTCAGGCGGGCGCGCTGCGCCTCGGCCTCGGCCTCCTTGACCTGGGCGATACGGCGGGCCTCGGCTTCCTGCTCGGCCTGGTAGCGGGCGGCGTCGGCGGGCTTGCGGACCCGGGTGTCGAGTTCGCGGTCGGTGAGCGCGGCCTGCCGCTCGGCGACCTTCTCCTGCTGGCTGAGGATCTCCTGCTGGCGGTCCGCCTCGGCGAGCGGGCCGGCGGCGGCCGCCTTCGCGGCTGCCTCGTCGGTCTCGGCCTTGATCTCGGCCTGCTTGAGCGCGAACGTCCGCTGGGCAATGGCGATTTCCTCCTCCGCCTTCAGCCGCGCCTGCTCCGAGGCCCGCCGGGCGACGGCCTCGGCTATGTCGGCCTCCTGCTTGGCGCGTGCCGCCTCGGGTCGGCCGAGGTCCTCGAGGTAGGAGCCCTCGGTGGTGATGTCCTGGATCTGGAAGGCGTCGAGCACCAGGCCCTGACCGGACAGGCTCGCCTCGGCCTCCTCCGCGACCTGGCCCGCGAACGCCGCCCGGTCACGGATGATGTCCTCCACCGACATCCGGCCGACGATGGACCGCAGCGCACCGGACAGGACTTCCTGGGTGAACCCGACGATGCCGTCCTGCTGCATCAGGAAGCGCTGGGCGGCGGCGCGGATGGAGTCCTCGGTGCCTCCGACCTTGACGATCGCCACGCCCTCCAGGTTGGCCTTCACACCTCGCAGGGTGACCGCGCCGCGCACCGCGACGGGGATGTGCCGGGAGGAGAGGTCGAGCGTGAACTTCTGCTGGACGAACGGCACGACGAACACGCCACCGCCGACGACGACCTTCTGACCGCTGTTGTCGGTGAAGACCCGGCCGGTCTCGGGGTCGGTGGACTTCTTGCCGCGGCGGCCGGTGATGATGAACGCCTCGCTGGGTCCGGCCACCTTGTAGCGCGTGATGACGACGAGGGCGAGCAGCACGATCAGAACGACGATGCCCACCACGGCGGTGAGTACAGGGCTCATACGGTATCCCTTGCTGAGTTGCTGGCTTGCTGGCTAACTGGATTGCTGGGTTGCTCGCGCCCGGGGGCGTCAGCGGGTGACGGGCCTGACCGAGACGGAGGTGGAGGACAGGACCGCGTCGACCCAGACCTCGGTTCCGCGGGGTACGGGGGTGTCGCTCTTCGCGGCGTACTTGACGGGCTGACCGCCGAGGCGGAGCAACACCTCGCCGTAGCCCGACGCGGGGATGGCGGTGACCACCGAACCGGAGGTGCCCACGAGGTCGTCGCCGCGTGGTGTCGCATCGGTGCGGCCACGTATGAGGGACGTGCTGAACCGCCAGGTCAACCAGCCCGCCCCGGTGCCCGCCAGGACGCCGGCACCGGTCGCGGCCACGGCCCCCGCACCGGTGGCCCCGAGCACGATCGCACCGGTGAAGCCCAGCATCGACAGGAAGCCCGCGATCACGGGCAGTGACAGCACTCCGTCCAGTCCGCCGCCGAGCCCGTCGAACAGCCCCTCCAGGAACCCGTCGAGAAGCAGTGCCAGGACCAGCAGGACGAGCCCTGCGATACCGAGGCCGAGAAACCATCCCATGATGCGCTATTCCTCACCGTTGACGGGCGTCGTGCGTCGTGCGTCGGGCGTGCGTCGGACGGTGGCTCCGTCCCCGGGAAGTGGGCGCGTGGCGCGCGCCGCTGGTGGTTCGTCGGGTGCCGGTGACTCCGTCGGCGGTGCACGCCGTGGTGGAGGAGGGAGGGCGGAGAGCGGCGTTCCTGCCGCAGGCCCCGAGGACGACAACGCGACGAGCTGCGCGGCCCCGAAAACAGCAAGGAGCACCATGGAAGACCTCCGGCCGACAAAGACACGTGTCCTGCATCGCCGACCAGGCTTCCCGGCACTCCGCTGACGACCTTACACGTTCCATACGACCTGTTGACAGGTACCGCACATGGTTGTCCGCCGTCGGGCGGGGCGGTGTGGCCTTCCGGCGGGGGCCGTTGGCGGTCCGTCCGCGGGGACGCCTCGGGCACGCGCTCGCGGAGAGTGACGTCGAAGTCTTCGGCGCGGTCGACGGGACGCGCAGCTGGAGTGGGCGGAGGGGACGACCGAGCCGGTCACCTCGTACGGGCGGATCGTACGCAAGGGTAAAGTTGCACCTCCGACGCCCGGCGCCGCCGCCTGCCCCCGTGACGCTCCGCATCCGGACGTGACTCCGCGCACCGCCGCGCGGGCCGGTCCCGCGGCGTCCCCGTGCCCTCCCACGCTTCCCCGGTCCGAGGACGGGGGCGCCCGAGTACGACAGGTTCCTGATCCGTTGTCTTCCGCCGTAGCCACCACCGCCGCCCGCCTGCGCGACCTGAAGCCCGGTTGGCTGCACGATCCGAAGGTCTGGCGCACCGAGGTACTGGCCGGTCTGGTCGTGGCCCTGGCGCTGATCCCGGAGGCGATCTCGTTCTCGGTCATCGCCGGTGTGGCACCGGCGGTCGGGCTGTTCGCCTCGTTCACGATGGCCGTGGTGATCTCGATCGTCGGCGGTCGGCGCGCGATGATTTCCGCCGCGACCGGGGCCGTGGCCCTGGTGATCGCCCCGCTCCAGCGTGAGCACGGGTTCGGCCACCTGGTCGCCGCCGTCATCCTGGCGGGCGTCTTCCAGATCGCGCTGGGTGCGCTCGGTGTCGCGAAGTTGATGCGGTTCATCCCGCGTTCGGTGATGGTCGGCTTCGTTAACTCCCTCGCCATCCTGGTCTTCATGGCCCAGGTGCCGGAGATGCACGACGTTCCGTGGCCCGTGTATCCACTGATGGCGGGCGGGCTCGCGTTGATGGTGTTCTTCCCGAAGGTCTCGACCGCGGTCCCGGCCCCGCTGGTCTCCGTCGTCATCCTCACCGTCATCACGGTCGCGGCGGGGATCGCCGTGCCGACCGTGGGCGACAAGGGCGCGCTGCCGTCCTCGCTGCCGGTTCCCGGCCTGCCGGACGTGCCGTTCACCCTGGAGACGCTGACCATCATCGCGCCGTACGCCTTCGCGATGGCACTGGTCGGGCTGATGGAATCGCTGATGACGGCGAAGCTGGTCGACGACATCACCGACACCCGCTCGTCCAAGACGCGTGAGTCGGTCGGGCAGGGCGTGGCCAACATCGTCACGGGTTTCCTCGGCGGTATGGGCGGCTGCGCGGTGATCGGCCAGACGATGATCAACGTGAAGGTGTCCGGCGCCCGCACCCGCCTGTCGACGTTCCTGGCCGGTGTGTTCCTGATGGTGCTCTGCATCGCCTTCGGGCCGGTCGTCTCCGACATCCCGATGGCCGCC
Proteins encoded in this window:
- a CDS encoding sensor histidine kinase, which produces MIWLATALAVAVGAAGLLGAVAVRARRLHRAAIGERGWLLERERESATRTAVDAERARIAAELHDIVSHNVSLMVVQAGAAREVLATMPEEAAAAMSAVETAGRNTMTELRHLLGLLAPAQNGEDEPYDVDLSPQPSLSRLGPLVDRIAFAGLPVEMRISGEPRPLPTGIDVTAYRIIQEGLINALKHGDGGKAEVTVRYAGQYLRVEVLNSGPSVLSGGAPTPKEPGQGRAAGTGRGLLGLRERVAVYGGDLDARRRLGGGYRVRARIPLDRP
- a CDS encoding FtsX-like permease family protein encodes the protein MSAVWTASRAAVKRRRLQTFVIGLVVLCSTTTVLLALALLSAASSPFDKAYAEQRGAHTVAAFDTTKVSQEQLARTARQPGVEAAAGPFGQAVVDIPKDWLWMAGGTLTVVGRADPAGPVDRIELLEGHWATAPAEIVVNWSAQGSPGTALLGTKLKTPGGVTLTVVGFAASMSKSASAWVSPEQMAALHPTSAQMLYRFTDSSTEAQLSAALARATTELPKEALTGAQTYLTLKQAFSALADSYLPFMTLFGILGLLVSILIVGNVVSGAVVSGHRHIGVLKALGYTPNQVVAVYLMMLSVPAVVGCVLGTLAGNALAGPILKVAFAGIDVGRASVGDISPWLSVACLVGMPALVLLAALVPALRAHRLPASQAISAGGAPRTGRGLRVQRMLGATRLSRPVSLGLGQPFARPGRTLLAMAAIVLGVTTVTLSTGLTSTLLAYGNVGREDGGARIHVTTGGSGNDRTSPRLSDPQIEERLRSLPGAEGVRARALSQANMAGQTQPVFADFYRGDESLYDHTIVKGRAPAAAGEIVAGPAFLTQRGLKLGDRVTLELNGRKITATVVGQLIEGNARALEATWQTLARLAPDAHASEYTVRLAPDVDARAYAEAVATLDPGLHASVMDSGNAGTATVITFSTVFTVLLTLVASLGVFNTVLLNTRERRRDLGMLKSIGMTPRQVVVMTVTSVAGLGAVGGLLGIPLGIVAHRLVVDHVGVVDFPESMKDVWHAPHLAAMLLAGVAIAVLGALVPARSAARMTIASVLHTE
- a CDS encoding STAS domain-containing protein, with translation MTDTHGAQRPGRLSIDRSSVNGVRVVALRGEIDHDVKDVLSTALLPRDGQDGARLVVDLSGVTFMDSSGINVFIAAHRAQAGPPGRLRFAGVREPVLRIIEIVGLDSLIPCHPTVEEAVLA
- a CDS encoding flotillin family protein — encoded protein: MSPVLTAVVGIVVLIVLLALVVITRYKVAGPSEAFIITGRRGKKSTDPETGRVFTDNSGQKVVVGGGVFVVPFVQQKFTLDLSSRHIPVAVRGAVTLRGVKANLEGVAIVKVGGTEDSIRAAAQRFLMQQDGIVGFTQEVLSGALRSIVGRMSVEDIIRDRAAFAGQVAEEAEASLSGQGLVLDAFQIQDITTEGSYLEDLGRPEAARAKQEADIAEAVARRASEQARLKAEEEIAIAQRTFALKQAEIKAETDEAAAKAAAAGPLAEADRQQEILSQQEKVAERQAALTDRELDTRVRKPADAARYQAEQEAEARRIAQVKEAEAEAQRARLTGEGEKAHRAALADAVRIEGEAEAAAIAAKGGAEAEAMRKKADAFAQYGEAAVLQMLVEILPQVVGKAAEPLGAIDKLTVISTDGAGQLPRTVANNVTQGIELLNAATGVDLAKMLQGVTGKGGDSGSTPAGRTSDDGRIDVTG
- a CDS encoding response regulator; protein product: MTTHTEPGPRVVIADDQELVRTGFRLILTARGIDVVGEAGDGAEAVTAVRRLRPDVVLMDIRMPGMDGLEAARRILAQAPTCRVIMLTTFDLDHYVYAALAAGASGFLLKDVTPAHLAAAVRLVDTGDALLAPSITRRLVERFAPSAPRTGSGLATPAVHRDLAALTPREREVLTLMGRGLSNSELAQELTLSEATVKTHVARIFAKLTLRDRAQAVVLAYETGLVSPGGSAAERP
- a CDS encoding SulP family inorganic anion transporter, whose translation is MSSAVATTAARLRDLKPGWLHDPKVWRTEVLAGLVVALALIPEAISFSVIAGVAPAVGLFASFTMAVVISIVGGRRAMISAATGAVALVIAPLQREHGFGHLVAAVILAGVFQIALGALGVAKLMRFIPRSVMVGFVNSLAILVFMAQVPEMHDVPWPVYPLMAGGLALMVFFPKVSTAVPAPLVSVVILTVITVAAGIAVPTVGDKGALPSSLPVPGLPDVPFTLETLTIIAPYAFAMALVGLMESLMTAKLVDDITDTRSSKTRESVGQGVANIVTGFLGGMGGCAVIGQTMINVKVSGARTRLSTFLAGVFLMVLCIAFGPVVSDIPMAALVAVMVMVCFATFDWHSVAPKTLKRMPAGEITVMAVTVVCVVATHNLAVGVVTGSVTAMVIFARRVAHLADVTAVTDPDGTAVVYRVTGELFFASSNDLVGRFDYAGDPDKVVIDLGEAHIWDASSVAALDAIETKYAQRGKTVEITGLNRPSAHLHGKLSGELTGGH
- a CDS encoding ABC transporter ATP-binding protein encodes the protein MTTDHGSARPIVVRLDGVHKEYGDAKALDGLSLEIRAGDAVAVMGPSGCGKSTLLNMVAGLDRPTSGTVEVQGHDVGKLNETGLALFRRRNIGMIFQFFNLIDDLPVLDNVALAAQLTGTPARQARRRALELLDELGVAERRNNYPATLSGGERQRVAVARSLMNRPALLLADEPTGALDSRSGEQVMDLLIDLNQIGQTLLIVTHDPQLATRCASRLIEVADGRVARESTLEATA
- a CDS encoding ATP-binding protein, coding for MQVEYSLGGDDGCIAEARHHATAFLDKADTARVAAVSARARDLTQLVVSELVTNARKYAPGPILMQLRITDATVDVIVWDSDPTAPEARAADPGRIGQHGLEIVKAIAEDLHIRQEPVGKRITARIALA